In a genomic window of Candidatus Methylomirabilota bacterium:
- a CDS encoding aspartate aminotransferase family protein translates to MRDWAKLEQQYFMDTGHRRLGITVVRGEAAKVWDEAGREYLDFIAGWAACSIGHCHPVILNALEEQGGRLILAGYDVYTIPQIELAELLTSASGLQKVFFCNSGAEANEGAVKLARKYGKLHLNGAFEVISALRGFHGRTLAMVAATGKPEHQKPFTPLPAGFTHVPFNDVQALRAAAKDTTCAILLEPIQGEGGVNIPDDGYLKEVRRLCDERGILLILDEVQTGCGRTGTLWGHEQFGVKPDIMTLGKGLGGGVPIGAILVNERAACFGPGDHGSTFGGNALCTAVAAAVFQYILQEDLPGNAARVGTYFRDRLLDLQEKYEAVKAVRGRGLLVALEFNEPIALPVVQACRELGLLGNPLPPHTIRFMPPLIIEPHDVDRAIAILEAAIKQVASLGN, encoded by the coding sequence ATGAGAGACTGGGCAAAACTCGAGCAACAGTATTTCATGGACACCGGACATCGGCGTCTCGGAATCACCGTTGTGCGCGGAGAGGCAGCCAAGGTCTGGGATGAGGCAGGGCGCGAGTATCTCGACTTCATCGCCGGTTGGGCTGCCTGCAGCATTGGGCATTGCCACCCGGTCATCCTGAATGCCCTCGAAGAGCAAGGGGGACGTCTCATCCTGGCTGGCTACGACGTCTACACAATCCCGCAAATCGAATTAGCAGAGCTCCTCACGTCGGCGAGCGGGCTGCAGAAGGTTTTCTTCTGTAACAGCGGGGCCGAGGCCAACGAGGGGGCGGTGAAGCTGGCGCGGAAATACGGGAAGCTCCACTTGAACGGTGCCTTTGAGGTGATCTCGGCCCTCCGTGGATTTCATGGCCGGACGTTGGCCATGGTGGCAGCGACCGGAAAGCCAGAGCACCAGAAACCCTTCACGCCACTTCCGGCAGGATTCACACATGTTCCCTTCAACGATGTCCAGGCGCTTCGGGCAGCCGCGAAAGACACAACCTGCGCTATCCTCTTAGAGCCGATTCAGGGGGAGGGAGGGGTGAATATCCCGGATGACGGGTACTTGAAGGAGGTCCGACGGCTCTGCGACGAGCGAGGAATCCTGCTCATCCTGGACGAGGTTCAAACCGGGTGCGGGCGAACAGGGACCCTCTGGGGCCACGAGCAGTTTGGCGTGAAGCCGGACATCATGACTCTTGGGAAGGGGTTGGGCGGCGGCGTGCCCATCGGGGCGATCCTGGTTAACGAACGGGCTGCCTGCTTTGGCCCAGGAGATCACGGCTCTACCTTTGGCGGGAATGCTCTGTGCACTGCGGTGGCTGCCGCGGTCTTCCAATATATCCTGCAAGAGGATCTCCCAGGCAATGCAGCCCGTGTGGGGACCTACTTCCGGGACAGGCTCTTGGACCTCCAGGAGAAATACGAGGCGGTAAAGGCGGTTCGAGGGCGGGGACTTCTTGTGGCACTGGAGTTTAATGAGCCGATCGCATTGCCGGTCGTTCAGGCCTGCCGTGAGCTCGGACTTTTGGGAAACCCGCTTCCGCCACATACGATCCGGTTCATGCCTCCGCTGATCATTGAACCCCACGATGTGGACCGGGCCATCGCGATTCTGGAAGCGGCGATAAAGCAAGTCGCCTCGCTCGGAAACTAA